A genomic segment from Acidobacteriota bacterium encodes:
- a CDS encoding TAT-variant-translocated molybdopterin oxidoreductase: MIRKSKIELSSPEYWRSLEQLADDPRFRRYLEDEFPSTAPALDEPMDRRRMLALMGASFAFAGLASCRRPVEHIVPYVDAPENVVPGIAKHYATTMPDALSGYGLVVESHEGRPTKIEGNEQHPSTGGASHPHHQAAILSLYDPDRSHSPRRGQEVADWEAFKTFWGEWAAGFEGEGDGLAVLSAPFSSPTLFRLAEAFKARYPSARWVTYQPVGDENRLKGLKLASGQDLQACPRTGQARVILALDCDFLGTESDSIRASRGWAERRRVNDPQGDMSRLYAAESVLSLTGLNADHRLAVKSGQIAALAGALAAELASRGLQLEVPQGASAASVEGMTDDTFLRSAADDLTAAGAEALVVCGRNQPPVVHALVYAINQALGSNGNTVEYYPLEQAYAPDTQALKDLAAAIEDVAVDALLILGGNPVYDAPHDLRFDRLMKRVEVSVHLSDRYDETSAEATWHLPLAHFLESWGDVRSASGELSVIQPLIEPLYGALPMTRVLGLLADSQDLSDYERVRETWRTLLQGRGDFETEWRRTLHDGILAGSRSAPVNPPYQTGAARGQMPVPVANSEREFELVLVPSYGVGDGSQANNAWLQELPDPVTKLVWDNAAILSPASAAELGVKTGDNVVLKYMGGVLEAPVWIQPGQCDGSITLALGYGRSAAGRVGNGVGRNAYKLMHSDAPRFGATLLVQTTRRKSQLVSTQDHGSMEGREIVQWGTLDEFREHPEFAHTHTPQTQLFDSHPYERGPQWGMAIDLNVCTGCNACVTACQSENNVPVVGKTQVGHGREMHWIRVDRYFGGPQSNPSGAFQPMPCQHCENAPCEQVCPVAATVHDSEGLNVMVYNRCIGTRYCSNNCPYKVRRFNFFNYTQKRPEVAKMAANPDVTVRSRGVMEKCSFCLQRISEGKKKAKQQGRPLADGDVVTACQQACPTQAIVFGDISDPDSRISQAKRQARNYILLGELNNRPRNSYLARLRHPHPELEAKRNEAMEAAPQPAEEHQEAPAHGAAPHGGGA; this comes from the coding sequence ATGATCCGAAAGTCCAAGATCGAGCTTTCTTCCCCCGAGTACTGGCGCAGCCTGGAGCAGTTGGCCGACGACCCCCGATTCAGACGCTACCTGGAGGACGAGTTCCCCAGCACGGCCCCGGCCTTGGACGAGCCCATGGACCGCCGCCGCATGCTGGCGCTGATGGGAGCCTCCTTCGCCTTCGCCGGACTGGCTTCCTGCCGCCGCCCCGTGGAGCACATCGTGCCCTACGTGGACGCGCCCGAGAACGTCGTTCCCGGCATCGCCAAGCATTACGCCACCACCATGCCCGACGCACTCTCCGGCTACGGGCTGGTGGTGGAAAGCCACGAGGGGCGTCCCACCAAGATCGAAGGCAACGAGCAGCATCCGTCCACCGGCGGAGCGTCGCACCCCCACCATCAGGCCGCCATTCTCTCGCTCTATGATCCCGACCGCTCGCACAGTCCGCGGCGGGGGCAAGAGGTGGCCGACTGGGAAGCCTTCAAGACCTTCTGGGGGGAATGGGCAGCCGGATTCGAGGGGGAAGGCGACGGACTGGCGGTGCTGAGCGCGCCCTTTTCTTCGCCCACGCTCTTCCGCCTGGCTGAAGCCTTCAAGGCCCGCTATCCGAGTGCCCGCTGGGTGACCTACCAGCCGGTCGGCGACGAGAACCGCCTCAAGGGACTCAAGCTGGCTAGCGGACAAGACTTGCAGGCTTGCCCGCGCACCGGGCAAGCCCGCGTCATCCTGGCCCTGGACTGCGATTTCCTGGGGACGGAATCCGACTCGATAAGGGCCTCGCGCGGATGGGCCGAGAGGCGGCGGGTGAACGACCCGCAGGGAGACATGAGCCGCCTCTACGCGGCGGAAAGCGTCCTCTCGCTGACGGGACTCAACGCCGACCACCGCCTGGCGGTCAAGAGCGGGCAGATCGCCGCCTTGGCGGGAGCTCTGGCCGCCGAGCTGGCCTCGCGCGGCTTGCAGCTCGAGGTTCCTCAAGGCGCCTCCGCGGCCTCGGTGGAGGGCATGACCGACGATACCTTCCTGCGTTCCGCCGCCGACGATCTGACGGCCGCCGGAGCCGAAGCCCTGGTGGTCTGCGGACGCAACCAGCCGCCCGTCGTGCACGCCCTGGTCTACGCCATCAACCAGGCCCTGGGAAGCAACGGGAACACGGTCGAGTACTATCCCCTGGAGCAGGCCTATGCTCCCGACACGCAGGCACTCAAAGACCTGGCCGCGGCTATCGAAGACGTGGCCGTGGACGCCCTCCTCATCCTGGGCGGAAATCCGGTCTACGACGCTCCCCACGATCTTCGCTTCGATCGGCTTATGAAGCGGGTCGAGGTGTCCGTCCACCTCAGCGACCGTTACGACGAGACCTCGGCTGAGGCCACCTGGCATCTGCCCTTGGCCCACTTTCTGGAGTCTTGGGGCGACGTGCGCAGCGCCAGCGGAGAACTGAGCGTTATCCAGCCGCTCATCGAGCCTCTTTACGGCGCCCTGCCCATGACCCGCGTGCTGGGACTGCTGGCCGACAGCCAGGACCTCTCAGATTACGAGCGGGTGCGCGAAACCTGGCGGACTCTGTTGCAGGGGCGGGGCGACTTCGAAACCGAGTGGCGGCGGACGCTGCACGACGGCATCCTGGCCGGCAGCCGTTCCGCCCCCGTCAATCCGCCCTACCAAACGGGCGCCGCGAGGGGCCAGATGCCCGTCCCCGTGGCCAACAGCGAGCGTGAGTTCGAACTGGTTCTGGTGCCCTCTTACGGCGTGGGGGACGGCAGCCAGGCCAACAACGCCTGGCTGCAGGAGCTTCCCGACCCGGTCACCAAGCTGGTCTGGGACAACGCCGCCATCCTCTCTCCCGCCAGCGCCGCCGAGCTGGGCGTCAAGACGGGAGACAACGTGGTCCTCAAATACATGGGCGGCGTGCTGGAGGCCCCGGTGTGGATTCAGCCCGGGCAGTGCGACGGCTCCATCACTCTGGCCCTGGGCTACGGACGCAGCGCCGCAGGACGGGTGGGCAACGGAGTAGGACGCAATGCCTACAAGCTCATGCATTCCGACGCTCCCCGCTTCGGCGCCACCCTGCTGGTGCAGACCACGCGCCGCAAGAGCCAGTTGGTGTCGACCCAGGACCACGGCAGCATGGAGGGCCGCGAGATCGTGCAGTGGGGGACGCTGGATGAGTTCAGAGAACATCCCGAGTTCGCCCATACCCACACGCCCCAGACCCAGCTCTTCGATTCCCACCCCTACGAGCGGGGACCTCAGTGGGGCATGGCCATCGACCTTAACGTGTGTACCGGATGCAACGCTTGCGTGACCGCCTGCCAGAGCGAGAACAACGTCCCGGTTGTGGGCAAGACCCAGGTCGGCCACGGACGCGAGATGCACTGGATCAGGGTCGACCGCTACTTCGGCGGACCCCAGTCCAACCCATCCGGCGCCTTCCAGCCCATGCCCTGCCAGCATTGCGAGAACGCGCCCTGCGAGCAGGTTTGCCCGGTAGCCGCCACCGTCCATGACAGCGAAGGCCTCAACGTGATGGTCTACAACCGCTGCATCGGCACCCGCTACTGTTCCAACAACTGTCCCTACAAGGTGCGCCGCTTCAATTTCTTCAACTACACCCAGAAGCGTCCTGAGGTGGCCAAGATGGCGGCCAATCCCGACGTCACCGTACGCTCGCGCGGCGTGATGGAAAAGTGCAGCTTCTGCTTGCAGCGCATCAGCGAGGGCAAGAAGAAGGCCAAGCAGCAGGGGCGTCCTCTGGCCGACGGGGACGTCGTCACCGCTTGCCAGCAAGCCTGCCCCACCCAGGCCATCGTCTTCGGGGACATCAGCGACCCCGACAGCCGCATCTCTCAAGCCAAGCGGCAGGCGCGCAACTACATTCTGCTGGGAGAACTCAACAACCGTCCCCGCAACTCTTACCTGGCCCGCCTGCGCCATCCTCACCCCGAGCTGGAAGCCAAGCGCAATGAGGCCATGGAAGCGGCCCCGCAACCGGCCGAAGAGCATCAAGAGGCTCCGGCCCACGGTGCGGCACCGCATGGAGGTGGGGCCTGA
- a CDS encoding cytochrome c produces MNRLRQHPQRNPLSARLKVLALLSAMLFSAGCLRGCTSTSPPIHINPNMDDQPKYTAQGSSGFFYDGGAMRLPVAGTVARGEFYERDQQALLTGRDAQGNFVSNPLDVDEAVMARGKNRYSIYCRPCHGELGDGLGVLYDSGVPVASFKDPRIVALPDGEIFDTVTNGKGLMSGYRYPVPAEDRWAIIAYLRNLQQEEE; encoded by the coding sequence ATGAACCGTTTAAGGCAGCATCCTCAGAGGAATCCTCTTTCAGCCCGGCTCAAAGTGCTGGCGCTGCTTTCGGCCATGCTCTTCTCAGCCGGATGCCTGCGCGGATGCACTTCGACCTCGCCGCCCATCCACATCAATCCCAACATGGACGACCAGCCCAAGTACACGGCTCAGGGCTCCAGCGGATTCTTTTACGACGGCGGAGCCATGCGTTTGCCCGTGGCCGGCACGGTGGCCCGAGGCGAGTTCTACGAGAGGGACCAACAGGCCCTGCTCACGGGACGTGACGCCCAAGGCAACTTCGTCAGCAATCCGCTCGACGTCGACGAGGCCGTGATGGCGCGGGGCAAGAACCGCTACAGCATCTATTGCCGCCCCTGCCACGGAGAGTTGGGAGACGGACTGGGCGTGCTCTACGACAGCGGCGTGCCGGTGGCCAGTTTCAAGGATCCCCGCATCGTGGCCCTCCCGGACGGCGAGATCTTCGACACCGTCACCAACGGCAAGGGATTGATGTCGGGTTACCGCTACCCGGTCCCCGCTGAGGACCGCTGGGCCATCATCGCCTATCTGCGCAACCTTCAGCAGGAGGAAGAGTAA